One part of the Malus sylvestris chromosome 2, drMalSylv7.2, whole genome shotgun sequence genome encodes these proteins:
- the LOC126611392 gene encoding protein JINGUBANG-like: MVVEKAALSPLNKSPWSSHTNNNINNDNNNNASDTADENFSPNVLIGTLVPEEGHIYSLATSGDLLYTGSDSKNIRIWKQHKEYSGFKSNSGLVKTIIIAREKIFTGHQDGKIKVWKVSYKNANHKRIGTLPMSKNYIKCSMKPSNYVEVGGKSKVLWIKHFDSISCLSLSEDQTLLYSASWDKTFKVWRVSDFKCLESINAHDDAVNALVVGFDGLVFTASADGMVKIWRKELQGKGTKHFFSQTLLKQKYAITSIAVNTDASIIYCGSSNGLVNFWEREKNLQHGGVLRGHKLAVLCLATAGCLVFSGSADMGICVWRLGPDEDHICLSVLSGHTGPVKCLAVERNHDQLTSDEKRWIVYSGSLDKSVKMWRVSEQALPMVPNQKHKHYTSDGYCVPMLSSAPSFASRGGEMGSRRF; encoded by the coding sequence ATGGTGGTGGAGAAGGCCGCTTTGTCTCCTCTGAATAAGTCGCCATGGTCTTCTCATACGAACAACAATATCAACAACGACAATAATAATAATGCTTCAGATACGGCTGACGAAAACTTCTCCCCCAACGTCCTCATAGGCACGTTGGTGCCCGAGGAAGGTCACATATACTCACTGGCCACCTCTGGAGACTTGTTGTACACAGGTTCGGATAGTAAGAACATTCGGATTTGGAAGCAGCACAAAGAGTATTCGGGGTTCAAATCGAACAGTGGATTGGTTAAAACGATAATCATAGCAAGGGAGAAGATCTTCACCGGTCATCAAGACGGGAAAATTAAGGTTTGGAAGGTGTCCTACAAGAATGCAAACCACAAGCGCATAGGAACTTTACCGATGTCGAAGAATTACATAAAGTGTTCCATGAAGCCGAGTAATTACGTTGAAGTGGGAGGCAAGAGCAAAGTCCTATGGATCAAACATTTTGACTCCATCTCATGCTTGAGCTTGAGCGAAGATCAAACGTTGCTTTACTCTGCGTCGTGGGATAAAACGTTTAAGGTATGGAGGGTTTCTGATTTCAAGTGCTTGGAGTCAATCAACGCTCATGACGACGCCGTGAATGCATTGGTTGTTGGATTTGATGGGTTGGTTTTCACCGCTTCCGCAGATGGAATGGTTAAGATTTGGCGgaaagagctacaaggaaaaggTACTAAGCACTTCTTCTCACAAACGCTCTTAAAGCAGAAATACGCAATCACATCCATAGCTGTGAACACAGACGCCTCGATCATATATTGTGGCTCATCCAACGGGCTAGTCAACTTTTGGGAACGGGAGAAGAACCTCCAACACGGTGGTGTTTTGAGAGGCCACAAACTTGCGGTTCTGTGCTTGGCCACGGCCGGGTGCTTAGTATTCAGTGGCTCCGCTGACATGGGGATTTGCGTGTGGAGATTAGGCCCCGACGAGGACCACATTTGCCTGTCAGTACTGTCAGGGCATACGGGGCCAGTGAAGTGCTTGGCTGTGGAGAGAAATCACGATCAGTTGACATCCGATGAGAAGAGGTGGATCGTGTATAGTGGGAGCTTGGATAAGTCGGTGAAGATGTGGAGGGTTTCGGAACAAGCGCTGCCTATGGTGCCGAACCAGAAGCACAAGCACTACACGTCCGATGGGTATTGTGTGCCGATGTTGAGCTCGGCGCCTAGCTTTGCTTCTCGTGGAGGGGAAATGGGTTCAAGAAGATTTTAG